A single Drechmeria coniospora strain ARSEF 6962 chromosome 03, whole genome shotgun sequence DNA region contains:
- a CDS encoding SPFH domain/Band 7 family protein yields the protein MSGQNNWQEEAMRRLRQMQQTRGGGGRAGGPQMPRGTGGAVIGGALLAGGAFLLSNSLFNVDGGHRAIKYRRISGVSKEIYNEGTHINIPWFETPIVYDVRAKPRNVASLTGTKDLQMVNITCRVLSRPRVEALPQIYRTLGTDYDERVLPSIVNEVLKSVVAQFNASQLITQREMVARLVRDSLARRASRFNIVLDDVSLTHLAFSPEFTAAVEAKQVAQQEAQRAAFVVDKARQEKQAMVVRAQGEARSAQLIGEAVKKSKSYLELKKIENARMIAQQMQEAGSKNRLMLDAEGLGLNVFETSASSDGK from the exons ATGTCGGGCCAGAACAACTGGCAGGAGGAGGCCATGCGACGTCTTCGCCAGATGCAGCAGACCCGAGGTGGCggaggccgagcaggaggTCCCCAGATGCCGAGGGGAACGGGCGGCGCTGTCATCGGAGGCGCCCTACTCGCCGGCGGAGCCTTCCTTCTATCGAACTCGCTCTTCAACGTCGACGGTGGTCATCGAGCCATCAAGTACAGGAGGATAAGCGGTGTGAGCAAGGAGATTTACAACGAAG GAACGCACATCAACATTCCCTGGTTTGAGACGCCGATCGTGTACGACGTCCGCGCCAAGCCGCGCAACGTCGCCTCCCTGACGGGCACCAAGGACCTGCAGATGGTCAACATCACTTGCCGCGTCCTGTCGAGGCCGCGGGTTGAAGCCCTGCCGCAGATCTACAGGACCCTCGGCACCGACTACGACGAGCGCGTGCTGCCGTCCATCGTCAACGAGGTCCTCAAGAGCGTTGTCGCCCAGTTCAACGCCAGCCAGCTCATCACCCAGCGAGAGATGGTCGCCAGGCTCGTCCGCGAcagcctcgcccgccgcgccTCGCGCTTCaacatcgtcctcgacgacgtgtcCCTCACC CACCTCGCCTTCTCGCCCGAattcaccgccgccgtcgaggccaagcagGTGGCCCAGCAAGAGGCCCAGCGTGCCGCCTTTgtcgtcgacaaggcccGGCAGGAGAAGCAGGCCATGGTCGTCCGGGCCCAGGGTGAGGCTCGGTCCGCGCAGctcatcggcgaggccgtcaagaAGAGCAAGTCGTACCTGGAGCTCAAGAAGATTGAGAACGCCCGGATGATCGCCCAGCAGATGCAGGAGGCCGGCTCCAAGAACAGGCTgatgctcgacgccgagggcctcgGTCTGAACGTCTTTGAgacctcggcttcgtcggacGGCAAgtga
- a CDS encoding putative riboflavin synthase, alpha chain has product MFTGIVEEIGVVSRLVVDDSNGGGGGTSATFTIPQGSPLLNDCHEGDSIAINGCCLTVTSFTPTSFTVGIAPETLRITNLGTLKEAGHVNLERAVRADTRMGGHFVQGHVDTVADILSVTPDGNALTFRFQPRNRAMLRYIVFKGFISIDGTSLTVTKVDDVEGWWEIMLIAYSQERVILAQKTKGDTVNVEVDMMAKYAEKSLAGLLGAESGTASIPLLEKMVRRIMAQEQGATS; this is encoded by the exons ATGTTTAcaggcatcgtcgaggagatTGGAG TCGTCtcccggctcgtcgtcgacgacagcaACGGTGGTGGCGGAGgcacctcggccacctttACCATCCCCCAAGGCTCGCCCCTCCTCAATGACTGCCACGAGGGAGACTCGATCGCCATCAACGGCTGCTGTCTCACCGTCACTTCCTTCACCCCGACCAGCTtcaccgtcggcatcgcccccGAGACGTTGCGCATCACCAACCTCGGCACCCTCAAGGAGGCCGGCCACGTCAATCTCGAGCGCGCGGTCCGCGCCGATACCCGCATGGGCGGCCACTTCGTCCAGGGCCACGtcgacaccgtcgccgacatccTCTCCGTGACGCCCGACGGAAATGCCCTGACGTTCCGCTTCCAGCCCAGGAACAGGGCGATGCTGCGGTACATCGTCTTCAAGGGCTTCAtctccatcgacggcacgagCCTGACAGTCACCAAggttgacgacgtcgagggctgGTGGGAGATTATGCTCATCGCCTACTCCCAAGAACGTGTCATCCTGGCACAAAAGACCAAAGGCGACACCGTCAACGTCGAGGTGGACATGATGGCCAAGTACGCCGAAAAGtcgctcgccggcctgctcggcgccgaAAGCGGCACCGCCTCCATCCCCTTGCTCGAGAAGATGGTCCGACGAATCATGGCTCAGGAGCAGGGTGCGACGTCGTAG
- a CDS encoding RNA polymerase Rpb4 family protein codes for MSMNKMSRPKPPPPGTEEASATLNLGEFQNVDTLTLSEASLVLNALVAKRRNDRKNVNETEMLNQTLNYLDHFARFTQKENVEAVERLLSSHKDLAKFERAQLGSLCCENADEAKTLIPSLQDKIKDEDLQELLDEISKLQNR; via the exons ATGTCGATGAACAAGATGTCGCGGCCCAAGCCGCCTCCGCCCGGCACGGAGGAGGCTTCGGCGACGCTGAACCTTGGCGAGTTCCAAAACGTCGACACCCTCACGCTGTCGGAGGCGTCGCTTGTCCtcaacgccctcgtcgccaaaCGGCGGAACGACCGCAAGAACGTGAACGAGACAGA AATGCTGAACCAGACGCTCAATTACCTGGATCACTTTGCCCGATTCACGCAAAAAGAgaacgtcgaggccgtcgagcgcctGCTGAGCTCCCACAAGGACTTGGCCAAGTTCGAGCGCGCCCAACTCG GCTCTCTGTGCTGCGagaacgccgacgaggccaagacgTTGATCCCTTCCCTGCAAGACAAgatcaaggacgaggacctgcaagagctcctcgacgaaaTCTCCAAGCTGCAGAATCGGTAG
- a CDS encoding putative ubiquitin-like protein ubl1 — MLIKVRTLTGKEIELDIESEYTIAQIKEKVEEKEGIPPVQQRLIHGGKQMADEKTADAYGLAPGDTLHLVLALRGGRF, encoded by the exons ATGTTGATCAA GGTACGCACGTTGACGGGGAAGGAGATTGAGCTGGACATTGAGTCGGAATACACG ATCGCGCAGATCAAGGAGAAagtcgaggagaaggagggcatCCCCCCCGTGCAGCAACGTCTCATCCACGGCGGAAAGCAAAT GGCTgacgagaagacggcggaTGCATATGGTCTCGCGCCGGGCGACACGCTGCATCTAGTACTCGCCCTGCGAGGCGGCCGCTTCTAG
- a CDS encoding 26S proteasome regulatory subunit S5A, multiubiquitin chain binding protein: MVLEAVMVVVDNSEFSRNGDYPPTRFDAQVDAVNVVFQSITQGNPESSVGLMSMAGKGPEVLVTLTTEQGKILEGLHRTKKKIGGSSQLKTGIQIATVSSRPSVGTLTRLLTDSRQLALKHRQNRSQRQRIIVFVCSTIEENEKELTQLAKKMKKGNISVDFILFGDQDDEDSLKKLQAFNEAVKGSEGSHLVVIPPSSKLLSDQLISTPILQGENATGPGADDGMGGTNEEFEFGFDPAMEPELALALRMSMEEEKARQEKRAREEEEEAKKASLEGIKEDDEAGQASGSGAQDGDKANEGGDKMDTS, translated from the coding sequence ATGGTTCTCGAGGCGGTGATGGTTGTCGTGGACAACAGCGAGTTCAGTAGAAATGGAGATTACCCGCCCACCAGGTTCGACGCGCaagtcgacgccgtcaacgtCGTCTTCCAGAGCATCACGCAAGGCAACCCAGAGTCGTCGGTCGGCCTGATGAGCATGGCCGGCAAGGGCCCCGAGGTGCTCGTCACCCTGACTACGGAGCAGGGCAAGATCTTGGAGGGCCTCCACcggacgaagaagaagattgGTGGCTCGTCGCAACTCAAGACTGGCATTCAAATCGCCACGGTGAGCTCCCGCCCTTCGGTGGGGACCTTGACGAGGTTGCTAACGGACAGCCGTCAGCTCGCACTGAAGCATCGACAAAACCGGTCCCAGAGACAGCGAATAATAGTCTTCGTGTGCTCGACAATCGAAGAGAACGAAAAGGAGCTCACGCAGCTCGCCAAGAAGATGAAGAAGGGCAACATTTCCGTCGACTTCATCCTCTTTGGCGACCAGGATGACGAAGACTCGCTCAAGAAGCTGCAGGCATTCaacgaggccgtcaagggTAGCGAAGGCTCGCACCTCGTGGTCATCCCCCCCAGCAGCAAACTCCTCAGCGATCAGCTCATCTCCACGCCGATTCTTCAGGGCGAAAACGCGACGGGAccgggcgccgacgacggcatgggTGGCACCAACGAGGAGTTTGAGTTTGGTTTCGACCCCGCCATGGAGCCGGAGCTGGCCCTCGCGCTGCGGATGAGCatggaggaggaaaaggccCGGCAGGAGAAGCGGGCacgagaggaggaggaggaggcgaagaaggcgtCTCTGGAGGGCATcaaggaggacgacgaagccggacAGGCCAGCGGCAGCGGGGCGCAGGACGGAGACAAAGCCAACGAGGGTGGCGACAAGATGGACACGTCGTGA
- a CDS encoding Ubiquitin-conjugating enzyme/RWD-like protein gives MGREDQVEEREVLESIFPEEITACTRSDISETEFRICVALDLPGEEEDQDEAPKFILQVRYPEDYPDLAPHLDILALPNPPAHPYFSVADDRDQLLAGLDETIQENLGMAMIFTLVSALKEAAEQLVQDRKDVDAKVREEVLLAAEREENKKFHGTQVTPETFHTWRASFMQEMEEKERREEEERLAELKRAKVKEPVKLTGRQLWERGLIGKVDDEEGEEGMPTEGMEKLQVEAS, from the exons ATGGGACGCGAAGATCAGGTCGAGGAGCGTGAGGTCCTCGAGTCCATTTTCCCCGAAGAAATCACAG CGTGCACTCGGTCAGACATATCCGAGACCGAGTTTAGGATATGCGTTGCCCTCGATCTccccggcgaggaggaagaccAGGATGAGGCTCCCAAGTTCATCCTTCAGGTCCGCTACCCAGAAGACTACCCCGACTTGGCCCCTCACCTCGACATCCTCGCGCTCCCGAACCCCCCCGCCCATCCCTACTTCAGCGTTGCCGACGACCGCGACCAGCTCCtcgcgggcctcgacgagaccaTACAAGAGAACCTCGGGATGGCCATGATCTTCACGCTCGTCTCTGCCCTCAAGGAagccgccgagcagctcgtGCAAGATAGAaaagacgtcgacgccaaggTCCGTGAGGAGGTCCtcctcgcggccgagcgcGAGGAGAACAAGAAGTTTCACGGCACGCAGGTCACGCCCGAGACCTTTCACACCTGGCGCGCCTCCTTCATGCAGGAAatggaggagaaggagcgcagggaagaggaggagcggCTCGCGGAGTTGAAAAgggccaaggtcaaggagcCGGTCAAGCTGACGGGCAGGCAGCTCTGGGAGCGTGGCTTGATCGGCAAGGTGGATGATGAagaaggcgaggagggcaTGCCGACCGAAGGCATGGAAAAATTGCAGGTCGAGGCCTCGTAA
- a CDS encoding DNA repair nuclease, XPF-type/Helicase: MADDDNCANRQFLAWVKEWLDVARQRSSKGVTTYKNAYDSLKACPLTFQHPSELQQLKGFGPKLCERLTENLQNHCQQNGLPMPERPGARKAAGRARQGDDGGDGGDGDDDGDGGSHPPAKRRKPRQPKAYVPTFRSGAYALVIGLSTLSEESTSGMTKTELIQIAQPHCDSSLTVPSDATKTYTAWSSMKTLIQKELVYERGRPLRRYALTDEGWHVARRIKETRECRLDGRDDEHGETSRPMSDPEPQAEAGRVSRFRSPSPRAEIREVQASPYVHVVPDGPPASGRDHTLPDFDPVRLPPGSFTVHLVLDVREVRARTDRDYIQEELAKQGVKPIMRSLEVGDAQWVAKLHDSDLLSRHGAEGDEVVLDWIVERKRLDDLVSSIKDGRFHEQKFRLGRSGVRKVIYIIEEITMDHSVHQRYDEAIESAMASMQVVNGYFVKRTAKMDETIRYLSRMTALLKRDYEGKTLNVIPTRILTAQNYLPLLGHLRTKDPSVGYYISYPAFASLASKSELMTLRDVFLKMLMTTRGITGERALAIQKRWKTPHDLVKAFDACGPGEQGKKRKQELVSSELDYLAGRMKISKALSGKIAEVWGDA; encoded by the coding sequence atggccgacgacgacaattGTGCAAACCGGCAATTTCTGGCCTGGGTCAAGGAATGGCTCGACGTCGCACGCCAACGCAGCTCCAAGGGCGTTACGACGTACAAGAACGCCTACGATTCTCTCAAGGCCTGCCCCCTGACCTTTCAACATCCCTCAGAGCTGCAACAGCTGAAGGGCTTTGGCCCCAAGCTCTGTGAACGACTCACGGAAAACCTCCAAAACCATTGTCAGCAGAATGGCTTGCCGATGCCGGAGCGTCCTGGGGCGAGAAAGGCGGCCGGCCGGGCTCGGcaaggggacgacggcggcgacggcggcgacggtgacgacgacggtgacggcggaaGTCATCCCCCAGCAAAgaggaggaagccgaggcAGCCCAAGGCGTACGTTCCTACCTTTCGCAGCGGCGCGTACGCTCTCGTCATCGGTCTCTCCACCCTCTCGGAGGAGAGCACCTCGGGCATGACCAAGACGGAACTCATTCAAATCGCCCAGCCGCACTGCGATTCGTCCTTGACGGTACCGAGCGATGCCACGAAAACATACACCGCTTGGAGCTCGATGAAGACGTTGATCCAAAAAGAGCTCGTTTACGAGAGGGGCAGGCCGCTTCGCCGTTATGCTCTGACGGATGAAGGCTGGCATGTGGCAAGGCGCATCAAGGAGACCCGCGAGTGCCGATTGGATGGGCGGGATGACGAGCACGGCGAAACTTCCCGGCCAATGTCCGACCCCGAACCTCAAGCTGAGGCCGGACGAGTCTCTCGATTTCGGTCCCCGTCACCACGAGCCGAGATCCGCGAGGTGCAAGCATCGCCCTACGTGCATGTCGTCCCGGACGGCCCGCCCGCCTCCGGGCGCGACCATACTTTACCCGACTTTGACCCGGTTCGACTGCCCCCAGGTTCCTTTACCGTCCACCTGGTCCTGGACGTCCGCGAGGTCAGAGCCAGAACGGATCGCGAttacatccaggaggagcTGGCGAAGCAGGGCGTCAAGCCCATCATGAGGAGCCTggaggtcggcgacgcccaGTGGGTCGCCAAGCTGCACGACTCCGACCTGCTGTCTCggcacggcgccgagggGGACGAGGTTGTTCTCGACTGGATTGTCGAGCGTAagcgcctcgacgacttgGTCTCCAGCATCAAGGACGGCCGTTTCCACGAGCAAAAATTTCGACTCGGCCGCTCAGGCGTTAGGAAGGTGATTTACATCATCGAGGAGATCACCATGGACCATTCGGTGCACCAGCGATACGACGAGGCCATTGAATCCgccatggcgtcgatgcAGGTGGTGAATGGCTACTTTGTCAAGCGGACGGCCAAGATGGACGAGACCATCCGGTACCTGTCACGAATGACGGCCTTGTTGAAGCGAGACTACGAGGGCAAAACGCTCAACGTGATTCCGACGAGAATTCTGACGGCCCAAAACTATCTCCCCCTGCTCGGCCACCTGCGGACGAAGGATCCGTCGGTGGGATACTACATCAGCTATCCCGCCTTTGCTTCGCTCGCGTCCAAGTCCGAGTTGATGACCCTGCGCGACGTCTTCCTCAAGATGCtcatgacgacgaggggtATTACAGGAGAGCGAGCGCTCGCAATACAAAAGCGGTGGAAGACGCCCCACGACTTGGTCAAGGCATTCGACGCTTGCGGACCGGGCGAGCAGGGAAAGAAACGGAAGCAGGAGCTCGTCTCGAGCGAGCTCGACTATTTGGCGGGAAGAATGAAAATAAGCAAGGCCCTGAGCGGCAAGATTGCCGAAGTCTGGGGTGATGCTTGA
- a CDS encoding pumilio domain-containing protein, with protein MASKDVKVGDKRKASSAVKGKTDGKAKKAKLDSSKPAKRPTKESSDDFESFSDEEEDGGVKLEADSTAAAAKGTDGGDKNGFDRTGMTSRESHAKQKQLAQERKAAKPLADEVQRTKKIWEKLRRKSHVPKEERQKLVEELFEIITGRCKDFVLKHDAVRAVQTAIKYSTPEQRRQIAKELEGSYAQLAESRYAKFLIGKLLVQSDDEIRDLIIPNFYGKVRKLINHAEASWILDDVYRTVATKEHKARLLREWYGPEFSLREMTKDAKVTSDLKEILDKEANKRGPIMKSLLDMINTLIQKKLTGFTMLHDAMLQYFNNVRPGTEEFTEFIELIKGDESGDLLKNMAFTKSGARLSCLIIAHGTAKDRKQILKTYKETLVLMSGDAYAHVVILAAYDVIDDTKLVAKSIFPELVGEKEEDVVQNIVGAINNANARTTLLYPFQGLARSLFPPSHGLDWEILEQVREIRKATSKKDDDVRRKELALALAPMLLPVIEAAPSELTSTPFGCQFVADVLLSEVAGKEKALEAVANAAAGDPKAQPAEDSLVPSTAHISQTAFGGRMLKSLIQGGRFDKAAGKVVPIEPPLAFADHLYPVIKEHLMDWATGPSSFVVVGLVEAASFGECHKVKKTLQKNRKLLEKAATEMTAEQKAAKEAKEEKAAEGNGKKGKKKVEAAVGNMGSKLLLEKLT; from the exons ATGGCTTCCAAGGATGTCAAAGTAGGAGACAAGAGGAaggcttcgtcggccgtcaaggGCAAGACTGACGgcaaggcgaagaaggccaAGCTGGACTCGTCCAAGCCGGCAAAGAGGCCGACCAAGGAATCCTCGGACGACTTTGAAAGTttctcggacgaggaggaagatgGTGGCGTTAAATTGGAAGCCGACTcgaccgcggcggcggccaagggcaccgacggcggAGACAAGAACGGCTTCGACCGCA CCGGCATGACGTCGCGGGAATCGCACGCGAAGCAGAAGCAACTGGCACAGGAACGAAAGGCGGCGAAGCCtcttgccgacgaggtccagCGCACCAAGAAGATCTGGGAGAAGCTGCGAAGAAAATCCCACGTGCCCAAGGAGGAGCGTCAGAAGCTTGTCGAGGAGCTGTTCGAAATCATCACCGGCCGCTGCAAGGACTTTGTGCTGAAGCATGACGCCGTCCGAGCGGTCCAGACGGCCATCAAGTATTCGACGCCCGAGCAGAGAAGGCAGATCGCCAAGGAACTCGAGGGCAGCTACGCACAGCTCGCCGAGAGTAGGTATGCCAAGTTTTTGATCGGCAAGCTGCTGGTCcagagcgacgacgagatccGCGATCTTATCATCCCCAACTTCTACGGCAAGGTCCGCAAGCTCATCAACCACGCCGAGGCGTCGTggatcctcgacgacgtgtACCGAACGGTGGCGACGAAGGAGCACAAGGCCCGTCTGCTGCGCGAGTGGTACGGCCCCGAGTTTTCTCTCCGCGAAATGACAAAGGACGCAAAGGTCACGTCGGACCTGAAGGAGATCCTGGACAAGGAGGCCAACAAGCGGGGCCCCATCATGAAGAGCCTGCTGGACATGATCAACACGCTGATCCAGAAGAAGTTGACGGGATTCACGATGCTGCACGACGCGATGCTGCAGTACTTCAACAACGTCCGGCCCGGCACCGAGGAGTTTACCGAGTTCATCGAGCTTATCAAGGGAGACGAGAGCGGCGATCTGCTCAAGAACATGGCCTTTACAAAGTCGGGCGCTCGGCTAAGCTGCCTGATCATCGCCCACGGCACGGCAAAGGACCGAAAGCAGATCCTCAAGACGTACAAGGAGACGCTGGTCCTCATGTCGGGCGACGCGTACGCTCACGTCGTAATCCTCGCGGCCTAcgacgtcatcgacgacaccaAGCTCGTGGCCAAGTCCATATTCCCCGAGCTCGTGGGCGAGAAGGAAGAGGATGTGGTGCAGAACATAGTCGGAGCCATCAACAACGCCAACGCGAGGACGACGCTGCTCTACCCCTTCCAGGGGCTGGCGAGGTCCCTCTTCCCACCTAGTCACGGTCTCGACTGGGAGATTCTGGAGCAGGTTCGCGAGATCCGCAAGGCGACGAGCaagaaggacgacgacgtgcggCGCAAGGAGCTCGCGCTGGCGCTGGCACCGATGCTGCTGCCCGTGATCGAGGCCGCGCCGTCGGAGCTGACGTCGACCCCGTTCGGCTGCCAGTttgtcgccgacgtccttCTTTCCGAGGTCGCCGGCAAGgagaaggcgctcgaggccgtagCTAatgcggcggccggcgatcCCAAGGCACAACCGGCCGAGGATTCgctggtgccgtcgacggcgcacATTTCGCAGACAGCCTTTGGCGGCCGCATGCTGAAGTCGCTGATCCAAGGCGGCCGGTTCGACAAGGCGGCCGGAAAGGTGGTCCCTATCGAGCCACCGTTGGCCTTTGCCGACCACCTGTACCCGGTCATCAAGGAGCACCTCATGGACTGGGCCACCGGTCCCAGCtcctttgtcgtcgtcggcttggTCGAGGCGGCATCCTTTGGTGAATGCCACAAGGTGAAGAAGACGTTGCAGAAGAACCGGAAGCTGttggagaaggcggcgacggagatgACTGCGGAGCAGAAGGCGGCgaaggaggccaaggaggaaaaggcggccgagggcaacgGCAAGAAGGGCAAGAAGAAGGTCGAGGCAGCAGTTGGCAACATGGGAAgcaagctgctgctggagaAGCTGACTTGA
- a CDS encoding Peptidase S10, serine carboxypeptidase gives MPSFLSALALAAAAVTAATVPQPSAPSPPSLNDYQSFVLGNGHIVNKTERKPSLAELGVDNVTQHSGYIDVADDKHLFYWFFESRNDPENDPVVLWLNGGPGCSSMIGLFDEVGPVTAPAENLTLVRNAHSWNNNASIIFLDQPVGTGFSYGASNVSTTAEASRDVYAFLTLFFEKFPDYSKLDFHMAGKSYAGTYIPIFAHEILSRANGSIKLKSVMIGNGITDPLTQYGALRPMACGGGGHEPVLDETQCNAMDEALPSCENLIRQCQDEGKAKECELAREPCDLNLLDTYSKFNRSRAKECGLARVRCDLNLLDAYSKSNRSLCDVRRAQGSLGVSFGREFLNLPHVQDALGVKPSRFDICSDQVYFDFVRGESMLPAYKFVPKILDKISVLIYAGDASLICNWLGNRAWVHKLDWTGSKDFNEAADDRLRISPDREAYGEIKSAKNLAFARVYGAGKNVATDRPEAALDLFNRWVGGEWSK, from the exons ATGCCAAGTTTTCTATCAGCCCTCGctctggcggcggcggccgtcacggccgccaCGGTGCCGCAGCCCTCGGCCCCGTCCCCCCCCAGCCTCAACGACTACCAGagcttcgtcctcggcaatGGCCATATCGTCAACAAGACTGAGCGCAAGCCGAGtctggccgagctcggcgtcgacaacgTGACGCAGCATAGCGGCTACATTGACGTCGCGGATGACAAGCATCTCTTCTACT GGTTCTTCGAATCCAGGAACGATCCGGAAAACGACCCGGTCGTGCTGTGGCTCAACGGCGGACCGGGCTGTTCGTCCATGATAGGCCTtttcgacgaggtcggcccCGTCACCGCCCCGGCCGAGAATCTGACGCTGGTCAGAAACGCTCACTCGTGGAACAACAACGCCTCCATCATCTTCCTCGACCAACCTGTCGGTACCGGCTTCTCGTATGGCGCGAGCAACGTTTCCaccacggccgaggcgagcaggGACGTCTACGCCTTTCTCACCCTCTTCTTCGAAAAGTTTCCGGATTATTCGAAGCTCGACTTTCACATGGCCGGAAAGTCGTACGCTGGTACCTACATTCCTATTTTCGCCCATGAGATTCTCTCGAGGGCGAACGGCAGCATCAAGCTCAAGAGCGTCATGATCGGCAACGGCATAACGGACCCCCTTACCCAGTACGGGGCCCTGCGACCGAtggcctgcggcggcggcggccatgagcCGGTGCTGGACGAGACGCAATGCAACGCAATGGACGAGGCCTTGCCTTCCTGCGAGAATCTCATACGGCAGTGCCAGGATGAgggcaaggccaaggagtGCGAATTGGCGCGAGAGCCGTGCGATTTGAACCTCCTTGACACCTATAGCAAGTTCAATCGCAGCCGGGCCAAGGAGTGCGGATTGGCGCGAGTGAGGTGCGATTTGAACCTCCTTGACGCCTATAGCAAGTCCAATCGCAGCCTATGCGACGTCCGCCGTGCCCAAGGTTCGCTCGGCGTCAGCTTTGGCCGAGAATTCCTCAATTTGCCCCATGTTCAGGATGCCCTCGGCGTCAAGCCTAGCCGGTTCGACATTTGCAGCGACCAGGTGTACTTTGACTTTGTCAGGGGCGAGAGCATGCTGCCGGCCTACAAGTTCGTGCCCAAGATTCTCGACAAGATCTCCGTCCTTATttacgccggcgacgcctcCCTCATCTGCAACTGGCTGGGCAACCGTGCGTGGGTTCACAAGCTGGATTGGACCGGCAGCAAAGACTtcaacgaggcggccgacgatcGGCTCCGCATCAGCCCGGACAGGGAAGCCTATGGGGAGATCAAGAGTGCCAAGAATCTCGCATTCGCCCGCGTCTATGGGGCTGGCAAAAACGTGGCGACGGACCGGCCGGAGGCGGCCCTCGACCTGTTTAACAGATGGGTTGGCGGCGAATGGTCCAAGTGA
- a CDS encoding sybindin-like family protein, with protein sequence MYSTVGFWDWRQSSGLCGKPWLGAIGTTPSLASDCRARLQASSWSCRSIARRRWEQPQLSRGRREACIIATSNVDAPINAPITAMTVFALIIINKAGGLVFHKTFDDAGLNKISTNDYLVLAGTLHGVHAITARLNPVPPPPLATGPHGLATRPEPSSGLEVLETENFRMQCFNTMTGTKFLLFTDTTQANVDLTLRRIYDLYADYVMKNPFYSLEMPIRCDIFDRKILSYIREINNR encoded by the exons ATGTACAGCACAG TGGGGTTCTGGGACTGGCGTCAGAGCAGTGGCCTCTGTGGCAAACCTTGGTTGGGGGCCATTGGCACCA CTCCGAGTCTTGCGTCTGACTGCAGAGCACGTCTGCAGGCTAGTTCATGGTCTTGTCGCTCcatcgcccgtcgtcgatgggaGCAGCCTCAGCTCAGTCGAGGGCGCAGGGAAGCTTGCATTATCGCAACGTCAAATGTTGATGCGCCCATCAACGCGCCCATCACCGCCAT GACTGTATTCGCcctcatcatcatcaacaaagccggcggcctcgtcttccACAAGACCtttgacgatgccggcttGAACAAGATCAGCACAAACGACtatctcgtcctcgccggcaccttGCACGG CGTTCATGCCATCACGGCCCGCCTCAACCCcgtgccgccaccgccgctgGCGACGGGCCCGCACGGCCTCGCCACCAGACCAGAGCCGTCATCGGGtctcgaggtcctcgagaCGGAAAACTTTCGCATGCAGTGCTTCAACACCATGACCGGCACCAAGTTCCTGCTCTTCACCGACACCACGCAGGCCAATGTCGACCTGACGCTGAGGAGGATATACGACCTCTATGCCGACTACGTTATGAAAAACCCCTTCTACTCGCTCGAGATGCCTATTCGCTGCGATATTTTTGACCGCAAGATACTGTCCTACATTCGAGAGATCAACAACCGGTAA